The Rhodopseudomonas palustris genome window below encodes:
- the boxB gene encoding benzoyl-CoA 2,3-epoxidase subunit BoxB produces the protein MNVDYSTKIPNNVDLASDRQVLKALEGWHPGYIDWWNDMGPEGFQQSLVYLRTAYSVDPRGWAKFDYVKMPDYRWGVLLAPQEENRKIPFGEHYGEPAWQEVPGEYRAMLRRLIVIQGDTEPASVEQQRHLGKTAPSLYDMRNLFQVNVEEGRHLWAMVYLLQKYFGRDGREEADDLLRRRSGDADSPRMLGAFNEATPDWLSFFMFTYFTDRDGKMQLHSLAQSGFDPLSRTCRFMLTEEAHHMFVGETGITRIIQRTCDAMREAGISDPTDIAKVRALGVIDLPTIQKKLNLHYTLSLDLFGSEVSTNAANAFNFGIKGRYHETQIDDDHQLKSATYPVLKFVDGEIKRVDEPALTALNMRLRDDYSQDCVKGLLRWNKVITTAGYDYQLALPHVAFHRAIGEFKDVHATPEGVLIDGATWAKRKDDWLPSTDDGDFIASLMQPVSDPGAYAPWISAPKVGIDNKPGDFEYVKIET, from the coding sequence ATGAACGTCGACTACTCGACCAAGATTCCGAACAATGTCGATCTCGCCTCCGACCGCCAGGTGCTGAAGGCGCTGGAGGGCTGGCACCCGGGCTACATCGACTGGTGGAACGACATGGGCCCCGAGGGCTTCCAGCAGTCGCTGGTTTACTTGCGCACGGCGTATTCGGTCGATCCGCGCGGCTGGGCGAAGTTCGACTACGTCAAGATGCCGGACTATCGCTGGGGCGTGCTGCTGGCGCCGCAGGAGGAGAACCGCAAGATCCCGTTCGGCGAGCACTACGGCGAACCGGCCTGGCAGGAAGTTCCCGGCGAATATCGCGCAATGCTGCGCCGGCTGATCGTTATCCAGGGCGACACCGAACCGGCCTCGGTCGAGCAGCAGCGCCATCTCGGCAAGACCGCGCCGTCGCTCTACGACATGCGCAACCTCTTTCAGGTCAATGTCGAGGAAGGCCGCCATCTGTGGGCGATGGTGTATCTGCTGCAGAAATATTTCGGCCGCGACGGCCGCGAGGAGGCCGACGATCTCTTGCGCCGCCGCTCCGGCGACGCCGATTCGCCGCGCATGCTCGGCGCCTTCAACGAGGCGACGCCGGACTGGCTGTCGTTCTTCATGTTCACCTATTTCACCGATCGCGACGGCAAGATGCAGTTGCACTCGCTGGCGCAATCGGGCTTCGATCCGTTGTCGCGCACCTGCCGCTTCATGCTGACCGAGGAAGCGCACCACATGTTCGTCGGCGAGACCGGCATCACCCGCATCATCCAGCGGACTTGCGACGCGATGCGCGAGGCCGGCATCTCGGACCCGACCGACATCGCCAAGGTGCGTGCGCTCGGCGTCATCGATCTGCCGACGATCCAGAAGAAGCTCAACCTGCACTACACGCTGTCGCTCGACCTGTTTGGTTCGGAAGTGTCGACCAATGCGGCGAACGCCTTCAATTTCGGCATCAAGGGGCGCTATCACGAGACCCAGATCGACGACGATCATCAGCTCAAGAGCGCGACCTATCCGGTGCTGAAATTCGTCGACGGCGAGATCAAGCGCGTCGACGAGCCGGCGCTGACCGCGCTCAACATGCGGCTGCGCGACGATTACTCGCAGGATTGCGTCAAGGGCTTGCTGCGCTGGAACAAGGTGATCACGACGGCGGGCTATGACTATCAGCTCGCGCTGCCGCACGTCGCCTTCCACCGCGCCATTGGCGAGTTCAAGGACGTTCACGCGACGCCCGAAGGTGTCCTGATCGACGGCGCGACCTGGGCCAAGCGCAAGGACGACTGGCTGCCGTCGACCGACGACGGCGATTTCATCGCCAGCCTGATGCAGCCGGTGAGCGACCCCGGCGCATATGCGCCGTGGATCTCCGCGCCCAAGGTAGGCATCGACAACAAGCCGGGCGATTTCGAATATGTAAAGATCGAGACCTGA
- a CDS encoding YccF domain-containing protein: MSPVSLLLNILWIALGGFWMAAGWAIAAIIMAITIIGLPWARASFSIAAYTLFPFGQMAVPRETVTGREDVGTGPLGLLGNIIWLVFAGWWLALGHLITAVLLAVTIVGIPFAWAHVKLAGIALWPIGKEIVPA; encoded by the coding sequence ATGTCGCCGGTCTCTCTGCTTCTCAACATTCTCTGGATCGCGCTCGGCGGCTTCTGGATGGCGGCCGGCTGGGCGATCGCTGCGATCATCATGGCGATCACGATCATCGGGCTGCCATGGGCGCGGGCCTCCTTCAGCATCGCCGCCTATACGCTGTTTCCGTTCGGGCAGATGGCCGTGCCGCGCGAAACCGTCACCGGCCGCGAGGACGTCGGCACCGGTCCGCTGGGGCTGCTCGGCAATATCATCTGGCTGGTTTTTGCCGGCTGGTGGCTCGCGCTCGGGCACCTGATCACGGCGGTCCTGCTCGCGGTGACGATCGTCGGCATCCCGTTCGCATGGGCGCACGTCAAGCTCGCCGGGATCGCGCTCTGGCCGATCGGCAAGGAAATCGTTCCGGCGTAG
- a CDS encoding gamma-glutamyltransferase family protein: MADQFSNLQQFRKPAIVSKGGIVAAQSRQAAEVGAEVLAAGGDCVDAVIATTFALGVLEPWMSGIGGGGAMVLYRAAEDTYEVIDYGMCAPGSLRTEDYPLTGAGAASDLFPWPRVKDDRNLHGPGSVAVPGVVAGMEEAHRRHAKLPWKELIAPSIALAGEGLAIDWWTTLMIGSVAADLRRYEASAASYLNDGLPPHAPWGIKAHVRMPQHRLQATMAQLAEQGPRDFYEGDLARSIAADMKANGGSLTVEDLAAFRAHLRRPLQIPYRGGTVYATPELTAGPTLAHTLRLLQQNLNANGVAPDAEAYAAYALALQSAYAERLRDMGDADGRRALGAEHLAPACTTHFSVVDRHGNMAAVTQTLLSTFGSKFELPSSGIMMNNGVMWFDPEPGRPNSLAPGKRCLTNYTPVLAQAADGRRLALGASGGRRILPAVTQMLSFVIDYGMDLDAAIHQPRIDASEGAVVIGDVRLPQATRDALAQRFDYEEARGQTFPMKFACPSVVLREGAGNSGAVEIAQPWGDAVAEAERRPC, encoded by the coding sequence ATGGCCGACCAGTTCAGCAACCTGCAGCAGTTCCGCAAGCCCGCGATCGTATCCAAGGGCGGCATCGTCGCCGCGCAGTCGCGCCAGGCGGCGGAGGTCGGCGCGGAGGTTCTGGCGGCCGGGGGCGACTGCGTCGACGCGGTGATCGCGACCACGTTTGCGCTGGGTGTGCTGGAGCCGTGGATGAGCGGCATCGGCGGCGGCGGCGCGATGGTGCTGTATCGCGCCGCCGAGGACACCTACGAAGTCATCGACTACGGCATGTGCGCGCCGGGCAGCCTGCGCACCGAGGACTATCCGCTGACCGGCGCGGGCGCCGCGTCCGACCTGTTTCCGTGGCCACGGGTGAAGGACGATCGCAACCTGCATGGACCGGGCTCGGTCGCGGTGCCCGGCGTCGTCGCCGGCATGGAGGAGGCACATCGCCGTCACGCCAAACTGCCGTGGAAGGAGTTGATCGCGCCGAGCATCGCGCTCGCCGGCGAAGGCCTCGCGATCGACTGGTGGACGACGCTGATGATCGGCAGCGTCGCCGCGGATCTGCGCCGCTACGAAGCGAGCGCGGCCTCCTATCTGAACGACGGCCTGCCGCCGCATGCGCCGTGGGGCATCAAGGCGCATGTGCGCATGCCACAGCACCGCCTGCAGGCGACGATGGCGCAGCTCGCCGAACAGGGCCCGCGCGATTTCTACGAAGGCGATCTGGCCCGCAGCATCGCCGCCGACATGAAGGCCAATGGCGGCTCGCTGACCGTCGAGGACCTCGCCGCGTTCCGCGCGCATCTGCGCCGGCCGCTGCAGATCCCGTATCGCGGCGGCACGGTGTACGCCACACCCGAACTCACCGCCGGCCCGACGCTGGCGCACACGCTGCGCCTGCTGCAGCAAAATCTGAATGCCAACGGCGTCGCCCCGGATGCGGAGGCCTACGCCGCCTATGCGCTGGCGCTGCAATCGGCCTATGCCGAGCGGCTGCGCGACATGGGCGACGCCGACGGCCGCCGCGCACTCGGGGCAGAGCATCTGGCACCGGCCTGCACCACGCATTTCTCGGTGGTCGATCGCCACGGCAACATGGCGGCGGTGACGCAGACGCTGCTGTCGACCTTCGGTTCGAAATTCGAACTTCCGAGCAGCGGAATCATGATGAACAACGGCGTGATGTGGTTCGATCCCGAACCGGGCCGGCCGAATTCGCTCGCGCCCGGCAAGCGCTGCCTCACCAACTACACGCCGGTGCTGGCGCAGGCCGCCGACGGCCGACGGCTGGCGCTCGGCGCATCGGGCGGCCGCCGCATTCTGCCGGCGGTGACGCAGATGCTGTCGTTCGTGATCGACTACGGCATGGATCTCGATGCGGCGATCCATCAGCCGCGGATCGACGCCAGCGAAGGCGCGGTCGTGATCGGCGACGTGAGGCTGCCGCAGGCGACACGCGACGCGCTGGCGCAGCGCTTCGACTACGAGGAAGCGCGGGGGCAGACCTTCCCGATGAAATTCGCCTGTCCGAGCGTGGTGCTACGCGAGGGCGCCGGGAACAGCGGAGCCGTCGAGATCGCACAACCCTGGGGCGATGCGGTCGCCGAAGCCGAGCGCCGACCCTGTTGA
- a CDS encoding response regulator produces the protein MSVKSRVLVVDDEPAILRFLKPALEANSYEVAHAATVTEAIKRVAADAPDIVLLDLGLADGDGKDVIRQVRAWSDLPIIVLSAREREAEKIESLDLGADDYVNKPFNTGELMARMRAALRHRIQRNAEPAALSVGGIEIDAVRRRVTRDGAEIKLTPKEFELLAFMVRHAGRVVTHRQILAAVWGPAHTSDTQYLRVYIGQLRQKIEQRADAPQIILTEPGIGYRIGEQS, from the coding sequence ATGAGCGTCAAATCGCGCGTGCTGGTGGTCGACGACGAACCGGCGATCCTGCGCTTTCTCAAGCCGGCGCTGGAAGCCAACAGCTACGAGGTCGCGCATGCCGCGACCGTCACCGAGGCGATCAAGCGGGTCGCGGCGGATGCCCCCGACATCGTGCTGCTCGATCTCGGCCTCGCCGACGGCGACGGCAAGGACGTGATCCGGCAGGTCCGCGCCTGGTCGGATCTGCCGATCATCGTGCTGTCGGCGCGCGAGCGCGAGGCCGAGAAGATCGAATCGCTCGATCTCGGCGCCGACGACTACGTCAACAAGCCGTTCAACACCGGCGAGCTGATGGCGCGGATGCGCGCGGCGTTGCGCCACCGGATACAGCGCAACGCCGAGCCCGCCGCGCTGTCGGTCGGCGGCATCGAGATCGATGCGGTGCGCCGGCGCGTCACCCGCGACGGCGCCGAGATCAAGCTGACGCCGAAGGAGTTCGAACTGCTGGCCTTCATGGTGCGGCACGCCGGGCGCGTCGTCACCCATCGGCAGATTCTGGCCGCGGTGTGGGGACCTGCGCATACCTCGGACACGCAATATCTGCGGGTCTACATCGGTCAGCTCCGGCAGAAGATCGAGCAACGCGCCGACGCTCCGCAAATCATCCTGACCGAGCCCGGCATCGGCTATCGGATCGGCGAGCAGAGCTGA